In Patagioenas fasciata isolate bPatFas1 chromosome 18, bPatFas1.hap1, whole genome shotgun sequence, a genomic segment contains:
- the LOC139825423 gene encoding myosin heavy chain, skeletal muscle, adult-like → MSSDAEMAIFGEAAPYLRKSEKERIEAQNKPFDAKSSVFVVHPKESFVKGTIQSRESGKVTVKTEAGENLTVKEDQIFSMNPPKYDKIEDMAMMTHLHEPAVLYNLKERYAAWMIYTYSGLFCVTVNPYKWLPVYNPEVVLAYRGKKRQEAPPHIFSISDNAYQFMLTDRENQSILITGESGAGKTVNTKRVIQYFATIAASGEKKKDEKQSGKMQGTLEDQIISANPLLEAFGNAKTVRNDNSSRFGKFIRIHFGATGKLASADIETYLLEKSRVTFQLKAERSYHIFYQIMSNKKPELIDMLLITTNPYDYQFVSQGEITVASINDQEELMATDSAIDILGFTADEKTAIYKLTGAVMHYGNLKFKQKQREEQAEPDGTEVADKAAYLMGLNSADLLKALCYPRVKVGNEYVTKGQTVQQVNNSVGALAKAVYEKMFLWMVVRINQQLDTKQPRQYFIGVLDIAGFEIFDFNSLEQLCINFTNEKLQQFFNHHMFVLEQEEYKKEGIEWEFIDFGMDLAACIELIEKPMGIFSILEEECMFPKATDTSFKNKLYDQHLGKSNNFQKPKPGKGKAEAHFSLVHYAGTVDYNISGWLEKNKDPLNETVIGLYQKSSVKTLALLFASAGGEAEASGGGGGKKGGKKKGSSFQTVSALFRENLNKLMTNLRSTHPHFVRCIIPNETKTPGAMEHELVLHQLRCNGVLEGIRICRKGFPSRVLYADFKQRYKVLNASAIPEGQFIDSKKASEKLLGSIDVDHTQYKFGHTKVFFKAGLLGLLEEMRDEKLAQLITRTQALCRGFLMRVEYQRMVQRRESIFCIQYNVRSFMNVKHWPWMKLFFKIKPLLKSAESEKEMANMKEEFEKTKEELAKSEAKRKELEEKMVSLLQEKNDLQLQVQAEADSLADAEERCDQLIKTKIQLEAKIKELTERAEDEEEINAELTAKKRKLEDECSELKKDIDDLELTLAKVEKEKHATENKVKNLTEEMAALDETIAKLTKEKKALQEAHQQTLDDLQAEEDKVNTLTKAKTKLEQQVDDLEGSLEQEKKLRMDLERAKRKLEGDLKLAHDNIMDLENDKQQLDEKLKKKDFEISQIQSKIEDEQSLAMQLQKKIKELQARIEELEEEIEAERTSRAKAEKHRADLSRELEEISERLEEAGGATAAQIDMNKKREAEFQKMRRDLEEATLQHEATAAALRKKHADSTAELGEQIDNLQRVKQKLEKEKSELKMEIDDLASNMDSVSKAKASLEKMCRTLEDQLSEIKTKEEEHQRMINDLNAQRARLQTESGEYSRQLEEKDALVSQLSRGKQAFTQQIEELKRHLEEEIKAKNALAHALQSARHDCDLLREQYEEEQEAKGELQRALSKANSEVAQWRTKYETDAIQRTEELEEAKKKLAQRLQEAEEHVEAVNAKCASLEKTKQRLQNEVEDLMIDVERSNAACAALDKKQKNFDKILAEWKQKYEETQAELEASQKESRSLSTELFKMKNAYEESLDHLETLKRENKNLQQEISDLTEQIAEGGKAIHELEKVKKQIEQEKSEIQAALEEAEASLEHEEGKILRLQLELNQVKSEIDRKIAEKDEEIDQLKRNHLRVVESMQSTLDAEIRSRNEALRLKKKMEGDLNEMEIQLSHANRVAAEAQKNLRNTQGVLKDTQIHLDDALRTQEDLKEQVAMVERRANLLQAEIEELRAALEQTERSRKLAEQELLDATERVQLLHSQNTSLINTKKKLETDITQIQSEMEDTIQEARNAEEKAKKAITDAAMMAEELKKEQDTSAHLERMKKNLDQTVKDLQHRLDEAEQLALKGGKKQIQKLEARVRELEGEVDAEQKRSAEAVKGVRKYERRVKELTYQSEEDRKNVLRLQDLVDKLQMKVKSYKRQAEEAEELSNVNLSKFRKIQHELEEAEERADIAESQVNKLRVKSREFHGKKIGEEE, encoded by the exons ATGTCGTCAGACGCTGAGATGGCGATCTTTGGGGAGGCTGCTCCTTACCTCCGAAAGTCAGAGAAGGAGAGAATCGAGGCCCAGAACAAGCCTTTTGATGCCAAGTCATCCGTCTTTGTGGTGCATCCCAAGGAGTCCTTTGTGAAAGGGACAATCCAGAGTAGGGAATCAGGGAAGGTCACTGTCAAGACTGAAGCTGGAGAG aacctgactgtgAAGGAAGATCAAATCTTCTCCATGAACCCTCCCAAGTACGATAAAATCGAGGACATGGCCATGATGACCCACCTCCACGAACCCGCTGTGCTGTACAACCTCAAAGAGCGTTATGCAGCCTGGATGATCTAC ACCTACTCGGGTCTCTTCTGCGTCACCGTCAACCCCTACAAGTGGCTGCCGGTGTACAACCCGGAGGTGGTGTTGGCCTACAGAGGCAAGAAGCGCCAGGAGGCCCCTCCACACATCTTCTCCATCTCTGACAACGCCTATCAGTTCATGCTGACTG ATCGCGAGAACCAGTCGATCCTGATCAC CGGAGAATCCGGCGCAGGGAAGACTGTGAACACAAAGCGTGTCATCCAGTACTTTGCAACAATTGCAGCCAgtggggagaagaagaaggaCGAGAAGCAGTCAGGCAAAATGCAG GGAACGCTTGAGGATCAAATCATCAGCGCCAACCCACTGCTGGAGGCCTTTGGAAACGCCAAGACTGTGAGGAACGACAACTCCTCGCGATTT GGCAAATTCATCAGAATCCACTTTGGAGCCACAGGCAAACTGGCTTCTGCAGACATTGAAACTT ATCTGCTGGAGAAGTCCAGAGTCACTTTCCAACTCAAAGCAGAAAGAAGCTACCACATATTCTATCAAATCATGTCCAACAAAAAGCCAGAGCTAATTG ACATGCTCCTCATTACCACCAACCCATATGACTACCAGTTTGTGAGTCAAGGTGAGATCACTGTTGCCAGCATTAACGACCAGGAGGAACTGATGGCTACAGAT AGTGCCATTGACATCCTGGGCTTCACTGCTGATGAGAAAACAGCCATTTACAAGCTGACGGGGGCTGTCATGCACTACGGCAACCTGAAGTTCAAGCAGAAGCAGCgtgaggagcaggcagagccGGACGGCACTGAAG TTGCTGACAAGGCCGCCTACCTGATGGGTCTGAACTCAGCAGACCTGCTCAAGGCCCTCTGCTACCCCCGAGTCAAGGTTGGGAATGAATATGTGACCAAGGGTCAAACTGTGCAGCAG GTGAACAATTCAGTGGGTGCTCTGGCTAAGGCTGTCTATGAGAAGATGTTCTTGTGGATGGTTGTTCGCATCAACCAACAGCTGGATACCAAGCAGCCCAGACAGTACTTCATTGGTGTCCTGGACATTGCTGGCTTTGAGATCTTTGAT TTCAACAGCCTGGAGCAGCTGTGCATCAACTTCACCAATGAGAAACTGCAACAGTTCTTCAACCACCACATGTTcgtgctggagcaggaagagTACAAGAAGGAGGGAATTGAATGGGAGTTCATTGACTTTGGGATGGACCTGGCTGCCTGCATTGAGCTCATTGAAAAA CCCATGGGCATCTTCTCCATCCTGGAAGAGGAGTGCATGTTCCCCAAGGCAACTGACACCTCTTTCAAGAACAAGCTCTATGACCAACATCTGGGCAAGTCCAACAACTTCCAGAAGCCCAAACCTGGCAAGGGCAAGGCTGAGGCTCACTTCTCCCTGGTGCACTACGCTGGCACGGTGGACTACAACATCTCTGGTTGGCTGGAGAAGAACAAGGACCCCCTGAACGAAACTGTCATTGGGTTGTACCAGAAATCGTCTGTGAAGACACTGGCTTTACTCTTTGCCTCTGCTGGTGGAGAGGCAG AGgctagtggtggtggtggtggaaagAAGGGTGGCAAGAAGAAGGGTTCTTCTTTCCAGACTGTCTCAGCTCTTTTCCGA GAGAACTTAAACAAGCTGATGACCAATCTACGGAGCACTCACCCCCATTTTGTCCGTTGCATCAtcccaaatgaaacaaaaacacctG GTGCCATGGAGCATGAACTGGTACTTCACCAGCTGCGCTGTAACGGCGTGCTGGAAGGCATCAGAATCTGCAGGAAAGGTTTCCCCAGCAGAGTCCTCTATGCTGACTTTAAACAGAG ATACAAGGTGCTTAATGCCAGCGCCATCCCAGAGGGACAGTTCATTGATAGCAAGAAGGCTTCTGAGAAGCTTCTTGGGTCAATCGATGTGGACCACACCCAGTACAAATTTGGCCACACCAAG GTGTTCTTCAAAGCTGGGCTGCTGGGACTCCTGGAGGAGATGAGGGATGAGAAGCTGGCACAGCTCATCACCCGCACACAAGCCTTGTGCAGGGGCTTCCTGATGAGAGTGGAGTACCAGAGAATGGTGCAGAGGAG GGAGTCCATCTTCTGCATCCAGTACAATGTTCGGTCCTTCATGAATGTGAAGCACTGGCCTTGGATGAAGTTGTTCTTCAAGATCAAGCCCTTGCTGAAGAGCGCAGAATCTGAGAAGGAGATGGCCAACATGaaggaagagtttgagaaaaccaAGGAAGAGCTTGCAAAGTCTGAAGCGAAGaggaaggagctggaggagaaaatgGTTTCTTTGCTGCAGGAGAAAAATGATTTGCAGCTCCAAGTGCAGGCG GAAGCAGATAGCTTGGCTGATGCTGAGGAAAGATGTGACCAGCTCATCAAAACCAAAATCCAGCTGGAAGCCAAAATCAAGGAGCTAACAGAGAGagcagaagatgaagaagaaatcaATGCTGAGCTGACAGCCAAGAAGAGGAAATTGGAGGATGAATgttcagagctgaagaaagatATTGATGACCTTGAGTTAACACTGGCCAAggttgaaaaggaaaaacatgccacTGAAAACAAG gtGAAAAACCTCACAGAGGAGATGGCAGCCCTGGATGAGACCATTGCCAAGTtgacaaaagagaagaaagcccTCCAAGAGGCCCATCAGCAGACACTGGATGACCTGCAGGCAGAAGAGGACAAAGTCAATACGCTGACCAAAGCCAAGACCAAGCTGGAACAGCAAGTGGACGAT CTGGAAGGGTCCCTGGAGCAAGAGAAGAAGCTGCGCATGGACCTTGAGAGAGCTAAGAGGAAACTGGAAGGAGACCTGAAGCTGGCCCATGATAACATAATGGATTTGGAAAATGATAagcagcagctggatgagaaaCTAAAGAA GAAAGACTTTGAAATCAGTCAGATCCAGAGCAAAATCGAGGATGAGCAATCCCTGGCCATGCAACTACAGAAGAAGATCAAGGAGCTGCAG GCCCGTATTGAGGAACTGGAGGAGGAAATTGAGGCCGAGCGAACCTCTCGGGCAAAAGCCGAGAAGCATCGGGCTGACCTctccagggagctggaggagatcAGCGAGCGCCTGGAAGAAGCAGGAGGGGCTACGGCAGCTCAGATCGATATGAACAAGAAGCGTGAGGCAGAGTTTCAGAAGATGCGTCGCGACCTGGAAGAGGCCACGCTGCAGCACGAAGCCACGGCTGCCGCCCTGCGCAAGAAGCACGCGGACAGCACAGCTGAGCTTGGGGAGCAGATCGACAACCTGCAGCGAGTgaagcagaagctggagaaggagaagagcgAGCTGAAGATGGAGATTGATGACTTGGCCAGTAACATGGATTCTGTCTCCAAAGCCAAG GCAAGTTTGGAGAAGATGTGCCGCACACTGGAAGATCAGCTAAGTGAGATTAAGACAAAGGAAGAAGAACATCAGCGCATGATCAATGACCTCAATGCTCAAAGAGCTCGTCTGCAGACAGAGTCAG GTGAATATTCACGCCAGCTGGAGGAGAAGGATGCATTGGTTTCTCAGCTGTCAAGAGGCAAGCAGGCATTCACACAACAGATCGAGGAACTCAAGAGGCACTTAGAGGAAGAGATAAAG GCCAAGAACGCCCTGGCCCACGCCCTGCAGTCTGCTCGCCACGACTGTGACTTGCTCCGGGAACAATatgaggaggagcaggaagcCAAGGGGGAGCTGCAGCGTGCGCTGTCCAAGGCCAACAGCGAAGTGGCCCAGTGGAGAACCAAATACGAGACTGACGCTATTCAGCGcacggaggagctggaggaggccaA GAAGAAGCTGGCACAGCGCCTGCAGGAGGCAGAGGAACACGTTGAGGCTGTGAATGCCAAATGTGCCTCCCTGGAAAAGACAAAGCAGAGGCTGCAGAATGAAGTGGAGGACCTGATGATTGATGTGGAGCGATCAAATGCTGCCTGTGCAGCTCTGGATAAGAAGCAGAAGAACTTTGACAAG ATCCTGGCAGAATGGAAGCAGAAGTACGAGGAGACACAGGCTGAGCTGGAAGCCTCCCAGAAGGAGTCTCGCTCTCTCAGCACAGAGCTCTTTAAGATGAAGAATGCGTATGAGGAGTCCCTGGACCACCTGGAAACGCTGAAGCGGGAGAACAAGAACTTGCAGC AGGAGATTTCTGACCTCACGGAGCAGATTGCAGAGGGAGGAAAGGCGATTCACGAGCTGGAGAAAGTCAAGAAGCAGATTGAGCAGGAGAAATCTGAAATCCAGGCTGCTCTGGAGGAAGCTGAG GCCTCCCTGGAACATGAAGAGGGGAAGATCCTGCGCCTCCAGCTTGAGCTCAACCAGGTGAAGTCGGAGATTGACAGGAAGATAGCAGAGAAAGATGAGGAGATCGACCAGCTGAAGAGAAACCACCTCAGAGTTGTGGAGTCCATGCAGAGCACCCTGGATGCTGAGATCAGGAGCAGGAATGAAGCCCTGCGGCTGAAGAAGAAGATGGAGGGAGACCTGAATGAAATGGAGATCCAGCTGAGCCATGCCAACCGCgtggctgcagaggcacagaagAACCTGAGAAACACCCAGGGAGTGCTCAAG GATACCCAGATACACTTGGATGATGCTCTGAGGACACAGGAGgacctgaaggagcaggtggccaTGGTGGAGCGCAGGGCAAACCTGTTGCAGGCTGAAATTGAGGAGCTACGGGCAGCTCTGGAGCAGACGGAGCGTTCGAGGAAACTGGCTGAGCAGGAGCTTCTGGATGCCACTGAACGTGTGCAGCTCCTCCACTCTCAA AATACCAGCTTGATTAACACCAAGAAGAAGCTAGAAACAGACATTACCCAAATTCAGAGTGAAATGGAGGATACGATCCAGGAAGCCCGCAATGCTGAAGAGAAGGCCAAGAAGGCCATCACAGAC GCAGCCATGATggcagaagagctgaagaaggagCAGGACACCAGCGCCCACCTGGAGAGGATGAAGAAGAACCTGGACCAGACGGTGAAGGACCTGCAGCACCGTCTGGACGAGGCTGAGCAGTTGGCCCTGAAGGGAGGCAAGAAGCAAATCCAGAAGCTGGAGGCCAGA GTGCGGGAGCTGGAAGGGGAGGTTGATGCTGAGCAGAAGCGCAGCGCTGAAGCCGTGAAGGGTGTGCGCAAGTACGagaggagggtgaaggagctgacCTACCAG TCTGAGGAAGACCGTAAGAATGTTCTCAGGCTCCAGGATTTAGTGGACAAACTGCAAATGAAGGTGAAATCCTACAAGAGACAAGCTGAGGAGGCT GAGGAACTGTCCAATGTCAACCTCTCCAAGTTCCGCAAGATCCAGCACGAGCTGGAGGAAGCCGAGGAGCGGGCTGACATTGCAGAGTCACAGGTCAACAAGCTCCGAGTGAAGAGCCGGGAGTTTCATGGCAAGAAGATAGGAGAGGAAGAGTGA